Proteins from a genomic interval of Lolium perenne isolate Kyuss_39 chromosome 1, Kyuss_2.0, whole genome shotgun sequence:
- the LOC127306541 gene encoding putative protease Do-like 14: protein MRSAAGDEPGSGGTTALPIGEESSGRLLAGEKTDPKEAAQSVGDSRGKRRKVEGVSAAEGGKRMLTAEEVALAARPLPPEEIPYPKSGEHTDVVAWINANDALYNKDNLGDEGSLFNILVLGRGKVRVKKSVASAASMESMDGRDMIADVARSVVNVSATEPDGKVLYTTGIIIEYDEIGKCAKILSSSSFMCTKEGKLRHPDQKVLVHLSKDTAAEARVVFFNGHYGISLLDISTVFSLVPASLGSRPCYGENASVLDREVDYALVVSHGSILCLEYPSFERNHYMFTSYYSHLICTGGPVINNSGKLIGLVVKHIPQATIVSTSIVTKCIEMWNQFGRIAHPIHHLKLTTVRMLDMVYRDELWSRHNIRSGFIVAEVCPNSTAEKIGIRRGDVIELIGVDHLSTVVELEEFLLSLAWKFLEEKLDSSSTIDIKIRVHDIRAKTSVSTILPMGFSDAAVRSYY, encoded by the exons ATGAGGTCGGCGGCTGGAGATGAACCCGGTTCAGGGGGAACGACGGCGTTGCCGATCGGGGAGGAGTCGAGCGGAAGATTGCTGGCAGGGGAGAAGACTGATCCTAAAGAGGCGGCGCAGTCAGTCGGAGACTCTCGAGGCAAACGGCGGAAGGTGGAGGGTGTCAGTGCGGCGGAGGGCGGTAAAAGGATGCTGACAGCGGAGGAAGTCGCCTTGGCTGCCCGGCCGCTCCCTCCCGAAGAGATTCCATACCCCAAATCTGGTGAACACACTGACGTGGTGGCTTGGATTAATGCGAACGATGCGCTGTATAACAAGGATAACCTTGGAGACGAAG GTTCTCTTTTTAACATTCTAGTGCTTGGGAGAGGAAAGGTCAGGGTCAAGAAATCCGTGGCATCTGCAGCAAGCATGGAATCCATGGACGGTAGAGACATGATCGCGGACGTGGCCCGCTCCGTTGTGAATGTATCAGCCACTGAACCTG ATGGGAAGGTTTTATATACCACAGGCATCATCATTGAGTATGATGAGATTGGTAAGTGCGCGAAGATCTTGTCTTCGTCCAGCTTCATGTGCACGAAGGAGGGCAAGCTGCGGCACCCAGATCAAAAG GTATTAGTTCACCTATCAAAGGATACTGCTGCGGAGGCCCGGGTGGTATTCTTCAATGGCCACTATGGAATATCGCTTTTGGATATCAGTACAGTGTTCTCTCTGGTGCCAGCTTCTTTGGGTTCTAGACCGTGTTATGGAGAGAATGCATCTGTATTGGATAGAGAAGTAGATTATGCACTGGTTGTCAGCCATGGCTCAATACTGTGTTTAGAATATCCTTCTTTCGAGAGGAATCATTATATGTTTACCAGCTACTATAGCCACCTG ATTTGCACTGGTGGGCCAGTAATTAACAACAGTGGCAAGCTCATCGGTCTTGTTGTCAAACATATCCCGCAAGCCACTATTGTATCGACATCTATAGTGACAAAGTGTATTGAGATGTGGAATCAATTTGG CCGGATCGCTCATCCTATTCATCACCTTAAGTTGACGACCGTGCGAATGCTGGATATGGTTTATCGAGATGAGCTTTGGTCCCGCCACAATATCAGAAGTGGGTTTATTGTAGCTGAG GTGTGTCCTAACTCTACTGCTGAGAAGATTGGCATTCGAAGAGGAGATGTGATTGAATTGATTGGCGTGGATCATCTTTCTACTGTTGTTGAG CTTGAAGAGTTTCTTCTTAGTCTTGCTTGGAAGTTTTTGGAGGAAAAACTTGATTCGTCTTCGACGATAGATATTAAG aTAAGAGTTCATGACATTCGTGCAAAAACAAGTGTCAGCACTATTTTGCCCATGGGATTCAGCGATGCTGCAGTGCGCTCATACTATTAA
- the LOC127306526 gene encoding uncharacterized protein, protein MRSAAGDDPDSGRHEDSGVADRGGVEGKFDSLQKLAGKETGPTEEAESVGDSQGKRRRVEGCVGKERAPEGGESMLTAEEVALEGITVGKERAADGGERMLNAEEVALEGISVGKERAAEGGERVLTAEEAALADRPLPPREIPYPKSGDYNEVVAWMHATDALHSNANIGDDDSLVTLRRTKVSNTKSVASAVSWDARDMILDVARSVVTVSATEPDGNTEDSTGIIIEYDDVGKCAKILCSSCIMCTKEGKLRHPNQKVSVQLSKDTFVEARVIFFNAHYGISLLVVTTGFPLVAASLGSRPCYGQDVSVLYRNDNYALVVRQGLIQCFENPFLERNHYMFPSCSSHLTCIGGPVINNNGEVIGLIVKYIPQAAILSTSIVTKCIHMWNQFGRITHPIHHLELKSVRVLDMVHRDELWASHNIRSGFIVDQVCPYSIAEKIGLRRGDVIELIDLDYRSTVVELEEFLLSLCWDFMEKKLDSASTIDIKIRVHDIRAKTSVCTILPMEVSDAAVRSYY, encoded by the exons ATGAGATCGGCGGCTGGAGATGATCCCGATTCAGGTAGGCACGAGGACTCTGGCGTTGCCGATCGGGGAGGAGTCGAGGGAAAGTTTGACTCGTTGCAGAAGCTGGCAGGGAAGGAGACTGGGCCTACAGAGGAGGCGGAGTCAGTCGGAGATTCACAAGGCAAACGGCGGAGGGTGGAGGGTTGTGTGGGGAAGGAGAGAGCGCCGGAGGGCGGTGAAAGTATGCTGACGGCGGAAGAGGTTGCCTTGGAGGGCATCACTGTGGGGAAGGAGAGGGCGGCGGATGGCGGTGAAAGGATGCTGAACGCAGAGGAAGTCGCCTTGGAGGGTATCAGTGTGGGGAAAGAGAGGGCGGCGGAGGGCGGTGAAAGGGTGCTGACCGCCGAGGAAGCCGCCTTAGCTGACCGGCCGCTCCCTCCCCGGGAGATTCCCTACCCCAAATCTGGCGATTACAATGAAGTGGTGGCTTGGATGCATGCGACCGATGCGCTGCATAGCAACGCCAATATCGGAGATGATG ATTCTCTTGTGACCCTTCGGAGAACGAAGGTCAGTAACACTAAATCCGTGGCATCTGCTGTGAGCTGGGATGCTAGAGACATGATCCTGGACGTGGCCCGCTCCGTTGTGACTGTATCAGCCACTGAACCTG ATGGAAACACTGAAGATTCCACTGGCATCATCATTGAGTATGATGACGTTGGTAAGTGCGCTAAGATACTGTGTTCTTCCTGTATCATGTGCACCAAGGAGGGCAAGCTGCGGCACCCAAATCAAAAG GTATCAGTTCAGCTGTCAAAGGATACCTTTGTGGAGGCACGTGTGATATTCTTCAATGCACACTATGGAATTTCTCTTTTGGTTGTCACTACAGGATTTCCTCTGGTGGCAGCTTCTTTGGGTTCTAGACCATGTTATGGACAGGATGTGTCTGTTTTGTATAGAAATGATAATTATGCCCTGGTTGTCAGACAGGGGTTGATCCAATGTTTTGAGAATCCATTTCTCGAGAGGAACCATTACATGTTTCCGAGCTGTTCTAGTCATTTG ACTTGCATAGGTGGTCCAGTAATTAACAACAATGGCGAGGTCATCGGCCTGATTGTCAAGTACATCCCACAAGCAGCCATTCTATCGACATCTATAGTGACAAAATGTATTCATATGTGGAATCAATTTGG ACGCATCACACATCCTATTCATCACCTTGAGTTGAAAAGTGTGCGAGTGCTGGATATGGTTCACCGAGATGAGCTTTGGGCCAGCCACAATATCAGGAGTGGTTTTATTGTAGATCAG GTTTGTCCTTACTCTATTGCTGAGAAGATTGGCCTTCGGAGAGGAGATGTGATTGAATTGATTGACTTGGATTATCGTTCTACTGTAGTTGAG CTTGAAGAGTTCCTTCTCAGTCTTTGTTGGGACTTCATGGAGAAGAAACTTGATTCAGCCTCCACCATAGATATCAAG ATACGAGTCCATGATATTCGTGCCAAAACAAGTGTGTGCACTATTTTGCCTATGGAAGTCAGTGATGCTGCAGTTCGCTCATATTATTAA